Proteins from a single region of Apium graveolens cultivar Ventura chromosome 7, ASM990537v1, whole genome shotgun sequence:
- the LOC141673123 gene encoding uncharacterized protein LOC141673123, which yields MQTPPESRPYNRQCDYHEIHGHKTENCLSLKYIIEDQVKKGNLNQYISRYTNQKDERQRKGKNVVNVVQGGSHSPPRSTGSGDEVFSIQSYPEMVISFSSKDYEGVNPNHNEALVVTLDIFDNEVRRMLIDNGSSVNILFKHTVDRMKLGSVRSNECREDPLYGFGNNLVPIQGTLYLPVIFGSAPNPVTHVIKFYVINTPSSYNGIIGRSALTKIQAITSISHLKIKFPTPTGVGEVKGDYEVAERCYSQALVMAETHQDNKRKAVVLRKQQSIKKHRPHSRDDARKEVQIIKSIPDPKATKPSSKQQKSNQVTTEIELSPVLDQGNLEGTWNSMLTT from the coding sequence ATGCAGACTCCCccagagagcaggccttacaataGGCAATGTGACTATCATGAGATCCATGGGCACAAAACTGAAAATTGTCTTTCTCTCAAATATATCATAGAAGACCAAGTCAAAAAGGGCAACCTGAATCAGTACATCTCCCGGTATACAAACCAGAAGGATGAAAGACAAAGAAAAGGAAAAAATGTAGTGAATGTGGTCCAGGGGGGATCACACTCTCCCCCCAGGAGCACGGGCTCAGGAGATGAAGTTTTCTCCATCCAATCCTACCCAGAGATGGTAATCTCATTCAGTAGCAAGGACTATGAAGGGGTCAACCCGAATCACAACGAAGCTTTGGTGGTAACACTTGATATTTTTGACAATGAGGTAAGGAGAATGCTGATAGATAATGGCTCTTCagtaaacatactcttcaagcatactGTGGACCGGATGAAGCTAGGGAGCGTCCGCTCAAATGAATGCCGAGAGGACCCTCTCTATGGGTTTGGGAataacttggtcccgatccagggaACCCTATACTTGCCGGTAATATTTGGATCGGCCCCAAACCCAGTGACCCATGTCATAAAATTCTACGTGATCAACACTCCCTCATCGTACAACGGCATAATTGGCCGATCAGCTCTAACCAAgatccaagcaatcacctccatatcacatTTGAAAATCAAATTCCCAACTCCAACCGGGGTAGGAGAAGTTAAGGGAGATTATGAGGTCGCTGAGAGATGCTATAGCCAAGCTCTGGTCATGGCTGAAACCCATCAAGACAATAAGAGGAAGGCCGTAGTCCTTCGAAAACAGcaaagtattaagaaacatcgccCCCACTCAAGGGATGATGCGAGAAAAGAAGTCCAGATCATAAAATCCATCCCAGATccaaaagcaaccaagccaagctcGAAACagcaaaaaagcaaccaagtcacaaCAGAGATTGAATTGAGCCCAGTCCTCGACCAAGGCAACCTGGAAGGAACCTGGAATTCTATGTTGACGACATGA